In Epinephelus fuscoguttatus linkage group LG15, E.fuscoguttatus.final_Chr_v1, a genomic segment contains:
- the best4 gene encoding bestrophin-4 — translation MTVSYTVEVANAQFGGFSKLLFRWKGSIYRLLYKDFLVFCAVYLFFSVFYRFLLTPRQQDLFERIALYCDNFTNSNFIPVLFVLGFYVTLAFNRWWGQYTSFPLPDNLMMVVSGNVHGADERGRLLRRTLMRYANLSSVLILRSISTRVRKRFPTLEHVVEAGFMTTHELKKFESLHSDFNKYWMPLTWFTNLASRAREEGRVRDDIALRLLMDELNNYRAKCSLLFHYDWISIPLVYTQVVTLAVYSYFAFCVIGRQFLNPEKGYKDHKLDMYVPVFTLLQFFFYAGWLKVGELIINPFGEDDDDFETNQLIDRNIQVSMLAVDDMYQNLAPIVKDKHWAQRHFSIPYTLSTAAETLRPAFKGSTFDMRMSAEDLEIHQPADTPGKIQYLPLRGSLGDGLDSLLQRGKGILRGVSLPSLMDVSPMVSPHPNEEDDSDTSPEGDTNTSNHKEQENALIKVAVEYN, via the exons ATGACAGTTTCTTACACCGTTGAAGTGGCCAATGCTCAATTTGGTGGCTTCTCAAAGCTGCTGTTCAGGTGGAAGGGAAGTATCTACAGGCTACTTTACAAAGACTTCCTGGTGTTCTGTGCAGTTTAtctgtttttcagtgtgttttacag GTTCCTCCTCACACCAAGGCAGCAGGACCTGTTTGAGCGTATCGCCCTTTACTGTGACAACTTCACCAACTCCAACTTCATCCCAGTTTTGTTTGTACTGG GTTTCTATGTGACCCTGGCCTTTAACCGCTGGTGGGGTCAATACACCAGCTTCCCGCTGCCTGATAACCTGATGATGGTGGTGTCTGGGAACGTCCATGGGGCAGACGAGAGGGGTCGTCTGCTGCGACGGACACTCATGAGATATGCCAACTTATCCTCAGTTCTTATCCTCCGCTCCATCAGCACAAGAGTTCGTAAGCGTTTCCCAACTTTGGAGCACGTAGTGGAGGCTG GCTTTATGACCACACATGAGCTGAAGAAGTTTGAGTCTCTACACTCTGATTTCAACAAGTACTGGATGCCTTTGACTTGGTTCACAAACCTGGCGTCCAGAGCCAGAGAGGAGGGTCGAGTGAGGGACGACATCGCTTTGAGACTGCTGATGGAT GAGCTGAATAACTACAGAGCCAAGTGTAGCCTCCTGTTCCACTATGACTGGATAAGCATCCCCCTGGTCTACACTCAG GTGGTTACCTTAGCAGTTTACTCTTATTTTGCCTTTTGTGTGATTGGTCGACAATTTCTGAACCCTGAGAAAGGATACAAGGATCACAAGCTGGACATGTACGTCCCTGTTTTCACCCTGCTGCAGTTCTTCTTCTATGCTGGCTGGCTCAAG GTGGGGGAGCTTATCATCAATCCATTCGGAGAGGACGATGATGACTTTGAAACCAACCAGCTGATTGACAGAAACATTCAG GTGTCAATGCTGGCTGTAGATGATATGTATCAGAACCTGGCTCCAATTGTGAAGGACAAGCACTGGGCGCAGAGACATTTCTCCATCCCTTACACTCtgtcaacagcagcagagactcTCAGACCGGCCTTCAAAGGCTCCACTTTTGACATGAG GATGAgtgcagaggatcttgagattCACCAGCCTGCAGACACTCCTGGAAAGATACAGTATTTACCTCTTAGAGGCTCTCTGGGAGACGGTCTCGACAGTCTTCTGCAGAGAGGcaaaggtatcctgagaggtgTGAGCCTGCCGTCTCTGATGGATGTCTCACCTATGGTCTCACCACACCCAAATGAGGAAGATGATTCTGATACTTCCCCTGAGGGTGACACCAACACCAGCAACCacaaagaacaagaaaatgcactCATCAAAGTTGCAGTGGAGTACAACTAG